agatagcagatctaacaCTCCTGTGAttacagcgaagcagatcgaagatttcggcatggcatccctgtgtttatagggaacaagttgaagatagcaaatttggcatccctgtgtttatagggaacaaatcgaagatagcagatctgataTTCCTGTGATTACAGCGAAGTAGATCGAAGATTTCatcatggcatccctgtgtttatagggaacaagttgaagatagcagatttggcatccctgtgtttatagggaacaaatcgaagatagcagatctaacaTTCCTATGCTTATAgcaaagcagatcgaagatttcagcatggcatccctgtgtttatagggaacaagttgaagatagcagatttggcatccctgtatttatagggaacaaatcaaagataataaatctggcatctccatttcgacgaagagcagatacatagcagatctaaccttcagatgattttattgaagcagatccaagatgatttggcatccttgtgtttacaatgagcaaatcgaagacacgacagatttggctttcacgtgtttacgctgaagcagatctaagatgatttggcatctctgtattgccaGAAAataaatcgaagaagcagatttggcgtctctgtgttcgacggagaacagatcgaagatattAACATGACAATCCTGAGTTTGCAAGGAGCAGATTGAGGACCATGAAGTCTGAAGCTGATGAGACCGGGAAAAATaagtccttttatagtctttgctctattctcgttacatgacaatgagcaaagaggcgcagctgtaatagcccatttttgccccgcccatttcagtatttaaaataataaacccaaaaaaaaaataaaaataaaacaaagtccaagtccagtacaaaattacaaacatataatttggcccaatcggaatggcccattacttgaaaggatttaaggtccatctataagcttgactcatatggaaatataatctttaaggatatgcaatcttagatatgatatgcaatcttgaagatatgatcttgtaatcttggagatttaatttgtagatatcctttaatcttaaccgttgatgtaattgatctgattgttggatttggggaggctcaactataaatagaggcctctccttcattgtaaatcacttgagttttgggaagcaataagaattctcgagagcattcactcaaatttctctcctcttGTGTTCTTACTctcgtggtttgttcttattttattcttcgtctatcttagtttttcaacatttttattttaatttcttcatttttcaaatatgtatatttattcctatcttttatacatttgattatgtattttatatattataatatttaaccttttatatagtttattttcaaatatatattttctatgcatgtatatatattatattatcatttcatgtattttgaactattgcattatatttttataatttgtaaatgttctatttattcattttttagtgtatatcatttatcttatttgtgcatagtttcattttttttatatgctatgtttaattatttcttttatgtgctattttatgatatatatcgTTGTATAATTTTtacatgtattatgtttttcttttagtttactcatgtttttatttgtttattatcttatatttaccctagtatgattttttttcattaaacgtatgttaatgtttttagttttgtcttaatgatattatttatgtttgtatggaaatgttagaatattttgtacatatatgctttatgatgcattaatatgtcatcctaaaacgtcatttaaaataatattccaatgtttttttttttaaaaaaaataaaaggcaatgcttgatgtttggaaacttcgggaaaggtagtgccctaacttactgggttgcgacttttctcattgaattcgaatagtcaagcacccttctaagtgattttgagttttcaaaacttaaacaattatttcgagatttcaaaacatagtgtcctaacttactggatatggcgttttgttgtttcgagatagaaattttcgaaagacgagcttagtttcaaaggttttaaaatgttgtgtcctaacttactggatgtgatgttttgactcgtttaaaataagtgagccttaattttcaaaattgagacattttaattaaaagaggtttgcatattaaaactttcaaatttccgacattaaagacacttgataatcaattaggtaccaatttttgggcgttacgagggtgctaacccttcctcgtacgtaaccgactcccgaatctgttttctcgactttcgtagaccaaaattaatgttttaaaacaaaacattttataaggtgatccaatcacacctaaaaagattggtggcgactctcgtttTCGTTTTTGTTAAAGTCGATTcctattttccaaaactcgatttaaaaatggtttcgacaagtgttatttttttatttattagaaaatatttattttaatatttttagtatatttgatgtattatattttaaatttttatataaattttttaatacaaGCGAACTAGATTAAATtcgagttttaatatttttatgtgaaataaatttagacaaaattttaaacttatttttcatATTACTAAACTTGAATATAAAAACTAACTTAAATTTTTACTTTTGACTTAAATCCAATCTCACTCCATCTACAGACAACTCTACTTTGTGTGTACCTTACCCAACAAATTAATCAGTAAATTTTGTCAAAAATAAAGTGTGAAAATGCAATGATAAGAGTCATCATTCCACACTTGTCCACCGGAACAGGCTAACAGCTCGCAATAAATGTCATAATATTGCACATCTTCCCTTCACCCTTTGGACTCTACCACTGTCTGTGTGGCCTGCCTCTACTTTTCCCACCCACTTTTTCTCCTCTATTTAAAACCCATTCCTATTCTACATTTTCCTCcacaagaaagaaaaaaaaaagaaaagaaaaaagaaactttCTTTCCatccaaacaacatctttctttcaaCCTCTGAAAATGGAGAGCGAAAGCAACAACAAAGTGAGCAATGGTTTGGATGGCAGCACAGGGGCAGAGTGCATGGCGAGAAGAGGGAATACGTGTGAGTTGATCCTGAGGGTTGTGACTTTGGCGCTGACTGTTGCTGCAGCCATCGTTCTTGGTGTGGATAAACAGACTAAGGTGGTTCCAATTCAGATAGCCCCAACTTTGCCTGCCGTCAATATTGTTGCCCAAGCTAAGTGGCATTATTTGTCAGCTCTGGTGTAAGTAATTATTTCACTTTGAAAACCTTTCAACCTCATATTTTTACTGAAATCCACAAGAAAAGTAAACAATTTTTATTTCTGTTTCCAAGCCAAAAGGTTAAGTAGGAGAGAAAAAGAAACCCAAAACTGATTCCATTCCAACAAGATTTGATAGGTGGACAATATGCCACAAATTTAAGTATTTtatcaatttattaaatttaactattaatttttaaaaataattgaattttacCATCAATTTATTTAAATAGAGTTGAATGGTACttttatcaaaaataaaaataaaaatatattaactaaaacattaaataacAATTCaggtaattttatattatatatcatctttaagagattatttttcaattaatatttttattaaaaataatttgaataaatgattaaattaataaaatatataagtttaaatttatattaatttaggaaattttaaatgtattaaatgaattaaattttgaataattatttgatacatcttaaaatttaagattttaccatataattaaaaaataaaaataaataagaggTGACAAAATCTCAACCTATTTAACAGTTAAAAGctttcaccataaattttatttcGTGTTTGAGAGATTTTAAAACTAATTTAACTCAACCGTCAACTACTATTTTTTATTGGAATTAATTTAATCATGTATatgttttattcatatttttaaaaatatgattttgaataaattattattttaaaagtgaaaatgagaggattaaaaatatgttataaaTGGTGTAACCAGGTACGCAGTGGTAGCAAATATAATAGCAAGCATATATGCAGCAATTTCAATAGTAATCATGTTGGGATCCAGAAAAGGAAAGGCGAGCATAAGATTGGGTCAAATGGCGGGAGTGGCGGACCTTTTAATGGTGGGATTGCTATTTTCTGCCAACGGTGCCGCCTTAGCCATCGGGCTGATGGGGTACAAAGGCAACTCTCACGTTCGGTGGAACAAAGTTTGCAATGTGTTCGACAAATTTTGTGACCAAGTCGCTGTTTCTATTCTTCTTTCTTTACTTGCTGCCTTGGCTTTTACTGCTTTGGTAGCCATTACTCTTCTTACGTTCCATAAGAGATTTGCATCTAAATCGTGAATTtccgtttatttttattttaattgttttattttgtatgttgacaaaaataaaatattttaaatgtaaTAGCATGTATGTGAATTATTGGCTGTCGTGATTTATGGGTggattttacttatttatttatttattataaataatatgCAAAAGATTTACTATAACTTTCTGTTTATAATAAATAAGCAGTCGAGATATCTATTCCAaccaaaaaaattcaagttgatcTATTTAATTAACTTTTTATAATAGACAGTATCCACAAAAGAGAGGAGTTAGACAGGTAAAGGAAGTCGTAGTATAATAAGGTTTTGAATGGAGAGAAGTTTGCTTATTAAATGATATCTTAAAAGATATTTATAGGAGAATTGAGAATCTAATGGAGGGTCTAATTGAGCCCACAAATAGGTGAGCGCCTAATGAAGGACTCAAATCAGATTCAAATTGTGATAATGATATAACAATAATATCTTTTCAATCGAGAAatgaattataataaagtgaTCATACCTCGATACCATCAGCAAAGTACCTCTTCGTTTAATAGTTATTGCAATTGTCAAATTTCAAGatttaaagtgaattttgacGGCACTCAAAATTTGCTCAAGGTCTTTTAAATAATCTTCACCTTCTCCAAACTTCAAATTTGGGTTACATGTTATCAATTACTACCCAAAATTGAAAagtttgttttcatcatattcctagATTGTTTAATGAAGCTATAGACCACATGGCAAAATATGCTTCTATTAGAGTCTCATGATTACTATACTATGAAGAGCCTCCAAGTTTAATATGTGATTTTTTGCAAAAAGATATgaataatctttcaataatttagtctatgattaatattataattgcGTAATGATATTCtttctacaaaaaaaaaattgggttacATGTTCCTCCTAGCCGAAGCCACCAAAAGGAAATACTTTGTAATTTTGCCATTATCTTGAAATTCACGCTCTTCCCTTCTATATAAAGCCATTTTTCACCTTGATCTCCTTAGCAACCTCAGCCCTTGCACTCCCTTTTTGTAGCAAATCCTATAAAGAATTAATATGATTTTCAAGGGAGCTAAAGACAGACTTTGCATCTCCTAAATTACTATTACACCAAGTTTTAATCCACTTCAATTTACTCAAGAGATTTAGGTATGCTCCAGACTCATTTGCATCACTAAAAGATTTCTTGACCATTTTTCAAAACTAGTTTCATTTAACCAAATAATTGGAAAAACGAAATGGCTATCAAACTCTTCCAAAAACATCACTGTATTGTTATCTTGGAAGGACAAGCTGAATAACATTCTGACACATTTGTAACAGCTCATGAGAcaaaataaatcaattcaatcTATTGAAAGAAGCTTCAACTTTACAATTACTTTATCTATATTTACGTCCATGTAAGGGAATGTCAATAAGTTTAACAAgatcttattttatattttacatcatttattattattttctaagaatatttttattattttataatttcaaaatgaATCTAGACAAATGTGTGTCCAGATTCAAATAAACTTGGATAATCATTTGTTCAAGTTCATtgtgtaattattttaaaataattttagaatATTCTTTTagaaattttgtatttttaatgtTGATGTGAATCGTCGCATCACCATTTGTTAGCTGACATGGTATTAGTTAATAACCACGCCAGCATTGTCATTAGTGTCTAACGGTCAACATTGGTCAAGTTGGTCTCATTGGTCAAACTTGTCATTTCAGGGGCTCAATTGGGTGCAAAACATTGGGAATGACTTAGtggattataaaaaaaaaaaactttgaagtCGTTTTATACTATTTAGccaaataaaaaatagaattcaGTTGGGTTCAAGTAATTGCAACTTTTAGCTTACATTCCGTAAACTATCCAAGCATGTAACACTCTTTGCTAGACCTGATCGCTGGGTATGAGCTACAGAATGTTACACTAGTTACGGGAGAAACAACGACCAAATAAATATCCAATTCATGTATTTATACATTTAAGTACAAGCAAGACAGACATATGATATAATCTACAATCAATTCAAGGACTTACATTGGCATATGAATACTCTTATACTAGTCCGCACTTAAActaagaccaaattgtaaagttaaAAAATTCATAGACTGACATTACGACTTCGTCATTTCCTCGTCGCAGCGTGGTCATCTCAATATTTCACACTGCGATGTCGCTTTCTGAGATGACAGTGTTATCACATCAAGAGTCCGAGGTTGCAACGTGTATAACACCCCTTGCCTTACCCGATCGTGGGGTTCGAGTTATGGGATGCTACAATTTTTGCTGAAGTAaccataaacatttaataatcAAATTACACTACAATACATGCATTCATAATAAAAACAACTCATAATTATGTTATACAATCTTTTTCAGGACTTAttcgagcttatgaaagcttatttACTAACCTGGGCttgaaaaaggaccaaattgcaataatttcaaagttttcaaaatagtTATCGATAACCATAAAGGTACTAATACCATTTTGGCTTTCGATGTttcaaaaaaattgaattaaaaatgcaTGTATCGATACTAGACATAAAGTACCGATATCCTTATcaaggtatcgataccttatcTCAGTATTGATATCATTTTTAAGTtcaatgtttgaaaatttaagaaagaTCACCAATGTACTAATACCATTTTCAAGGGTATCGATACCTCTgagccaaaaatgtaaaaaaaactcGCATTTTGGTACCTTCATGCCAACTTAACATTCTACACATTTGATACTACAACTTACACTTAGACCTGcacaaaaccaaccaaaatatataccaaaACATGCACTTAACCATTTCTAATCAACCAAACCAATATGCCTTAAATTGGCACCaaatcatttcaattcaacttattccaaactcaacttataCAATATACCTTTAAACCATTCAAACCAACATTTAACCATGTCATATCAGTATCAAATATACCAATTGATAACCATTTAAAATCACAACATTTTACCAAAGTAAACACATATACATGTGAacattatacttttcaaaattaaacaatAAGTAGGGTTCAAACTAAGTTAACATCCCAAGCTAACATATATAAATTGTTACACCCCGAAATCTTAAGTTTAAGTTGGAATCTGATTTTGGGTATTAATTTTGAAAAGCTTATAAATTGAGTGGGTTCTAGTAGAAATAAGAGGAATTGGCAAGCTGGTTGTGGAAAGGATGGATTTTAACCTTGGTTCTGTTACATTTGAATTAGGAATATATCTTAGTGAGAGACATGATGATTATGGATATGTACGCTTGGCTGTTGAATTTGAGATCGATGAAGGTTGTGCGGGAGCATTATATAAGGGAGAGATATTATTCTTCGGGGTTGTTCTTTCAGTTTTCGGTTTATTCTTAATATTATTCACTGGTTTAATTGTAAGAGAGAAAGATTAAGGAGCGATTTGCATGGAGGAAATAAACTAAAGTTTATGTATAAGTAGCTGATGATTTATCAAGTTGGTAAGCTTCCTAATCATTCCGTGTTCACAGATTTAAGAAAAGAGAATAAAGCTAATTAAAGATGCCAGTTAATCCATTGATTCTATTCTATATCAGGTAAAGTTATCGATAGTCACTTAAGTGACCTCTGCATGCAATGAAATTATTGTCACATCCTAAAAACTGGGTTAGAAGAAAGAGGATTAGTGAAACCAAGAGTAGTCATGTTCAGTTTCTGAATTAAGGTTATAGGGATTTTATTAAGTGAGTTAATCTAATTCAATGGATAGGTATTGTGCTTGTGTTTGAGATTCTAAGTTCGAATATTTCctcttaattttattatttttatcctaACCTTACCCTTAAAACGTTTGGCTTTTGTATTATTTTCGCTCAACTTATTACAAGAATGAGCTCGCTGGTTTAGTGGTAAGGCTTCAACTTACCCTTTGGTCCTATGTTTAAATCCTTTCGTGTgcaaacaaaaataatttttggtAATTCTCCTTATGTTGCCCTTATGTCAGTGTTTAGGTTGTGTTTGAATTCTGAAACCTGATAAGGTGGTTAGCGGGGAGATTGAGTGGGAGTGTGGGTGGTTAAtatctattttaaaaaaattaaattaattacaaaaattttggttttctagaaaaaaaatttcccATGTTACTCTCCACTCTCCATCACGTTTCTCTCTCAAATTTTCACATCCACTTTTCCTTTCTTCCCTATTTTCTCTATTATCTTTTCAGTTTTTCTTTGTTCTTGGGGCCAAACTATAGTTTTTTTTCCGTTCTTTCTTCTTAATAGTTCTTTGTGAGATTGTAACTCTTATCCTTTTTGTTTACCGTTCCTAGTTCTAATTTAAGTTTTTGGTGCATTTTAGAGTTTCTGGATTTCGGTAAGTGTTGTGTAAGTGCGTGTTCAATTTCATTAATTTTTCTTATAAGAATAGTGTTCGTAAGTTGTTTGAGTAACCTTGGTTGGTTTTGACGGCATTTGAAACGTTCTCTTTTGTGTGGGAATTTGTTAGGTGAAGTTTGTGATTTGCACGACTTTAGTTAGGAGGTTTTGAGAACTACTGTTACTGTTTGGGCAAGTATTGGAATGTCGAGAGGCTAATTCGCGTTTTGGTTAAGGTCTTGCAGTTAAATGGTTTTGGCTGAATTTGTATTTGAATTCTTAGTGATTCATGTTAATTAATCATTTTCTGAATGTCATTTAGGAGTTTGGAATTGTGTCGTGGTATCTGCGCTAGAAATTAATCAGGTGTGTGACTTAAACTTGTAAAAACAGTGAACGAAAGAAAGTCGAAACACTCATTGTCGATGTTACACTATTGTATGCCAGATAATCGTGCATGTCACGCAGTCTGGGTTAACTGGGCCATGtgggctacacgggcatgtgggcctattttttgaaattttacccTAGGCCTATTTTTTATGTGCGATTCATAATAAGACCCTCCGTAGGGTTTATACCGCTTAAATAAGACTTGAAAGCAAGGTGTATATTAATGTGCTTCTGTATGTTATGTGTTTAAggtatgtgaaatatatatgtgtgattcGTGTTTTGTCAAATCTGATGGCATGTATCTGTTTTGTAATGTTAGGTATGAGTATATAATGTTTGAATATGTTAAGTTGAAAATCTCTGAAGTAGTTATCTGACCATGCATGTGACATTGTGGCTGTTCTAGTTAAAGTGATTCATAATATCTGTTTGCAAAGCATGAAAGCCATGGTTATTGGTTTCTGTTAAGAATATGAATGCATGTTCAACATGCTTATCATTTTGATTCTGTATTTGCATGCCATGgcacattgcatggggttgggataatATGGTAAGAAGGAAGTTCTGGTAGTTTAATGATCTACCTTATCTGATGGTTTATCTATATTTCTGTCTAACAGCTTGACTGCAATTATAGTGGCTCGACGACATATATCTATGCTGGGAGCTTGGCTGTAGTATGGTGGCTTGACGACATATATCTGATATGGCAGTTTTAACTACAACTCTGGTGGCATTGTCCACAATTATCTGCTGGTGTACTTTGGTTGGACAAGTTCTAGGGAAGTCTATTTTGGTATATAGCGGAGTTGGGTAGGAAGTTTTTGAAAAATCTACATTATGATTTTCTGAAAAATACCGCATCGACATAATCATGCATTTTTAGTTCTGTTTAATTGATCATTATGAAATTTTCTGTGATACTCTGATTTGTATATTGTGCTATGTGTGGTCTTTGTTTGAATTTAGTTATACACTGAGCTCTataactcacccctttattttgtTTCTGACCTGTCAGGTAATCTTTGATTTTAGGATCGGATGGTGGATGGAAGcttggattgtaacaccccttacatgTGCCCGACGTcaggatagggtacgaggcattactggacataaaCACTAGTAATCATACAAAACTGGGTCATAAAAacgcgtccaaattaaaaccattcatatatatgtgtatcGTTCCTtgtacgagcctacgaggcctaaaacatacattaggagTGGTTCGAGATTAAATCGAGAACTTCCTAAATTTTTA
The Gossypium arboreum isolate Shixiya-1 chromosome 10, ASM2569848v2, whole genome shotgun sequence genome window above contains:
- the LOC108471731 gene encoding CASP-like protein 1E1, which produces MESESNNKVSNGLDGSTGAECMARRGNTCELILRVVTLALTVAAAIVLGVDKQTKVVPIQIAPTLPAVNIVAQAKWHYLSALVYAVVANIIASIYAAISIVIMLGSRKGKASIRLGQMAGVADLLMVGLLFSANGAALAIGLMGYKGNSHVRWNKVCNVFDKFCDQVAVSILLSLLAALAFTALVAITLLTFHKRFASKS